The genomic window CGAGACCGTCGCCGCGTTGCTGAGCCCCGCGACTGCCCAGCACCGCCTCTCGAGGAAGCCGCCCCGCATTGGCGCCCCACGAgcagagagggaagaagggcctcGCCGCCGCTGCACCCACCGGGCTTTGCCCGACAGCGCtcgccggtggcggcggggaggaagggagggaggcggGGTCGAACGGAGCGtggctagccccccccccccccccccgggcacgcACGGGCGCATCTCCGGAGGAGAGTAGAGGGGACATTGAGGAGAGTCTGGCACCTTCGAAATTGCATCATCCATGGGCAATGATAAATGTTCAATTCAAAGCTGGGTTGAGTTCATGGTTAACTTTGTGAAGATGATTTATGGGGAACAACAAAAGGATGATCTCAAAGGGAAAAGGGAAATAAATCGTTGTGGGCACATATTTTTGTAGTTCCTTCGATAAATAGGACAAAATTTCTAAAGCTAATCCTTGCTGGAAGCTCCTGATGGAGGTATTATTAAGGTGAATATTGATGCATTTTTACTACAGCGGGCATTTTTGAGCGTGGTTTGCACTTTGCACTGGCTCGCTGTAAAACTTGCGAAGAAGTGCAAGGATATCAAGATGAATTTTATGCATCTAAATATCTGAATTATAAACATTCAAAATTGGAAGATTTTCCACCATGGAGGAACAATATTTAAATGATTGCTTGGTTAGTTTCCTTGAGCGTAAATTCTTCATGCGAGTAAAGAAAAACACCATCATTTCTCGCTTCGAAAAGGGTAATCATAGAGTTCTATTATGATTCTCCTTAGTGTTGCAATGTAAATGAATTATTGGAGACACAGTTGCTACAAAGAATAATTCATAGTTTCACTGTTattattatgattttttttcttacaTTGTTGTGCAACTTTTTTTTTACTCCGCATATCCATGTtgaaaatcctggctccgccactgcgccagcCGCGGACGGTAGCGGTCGGCGGTTCAGCCGGTGGCACGTTTGGCGATTGGGGGAAGAAGAAGGATGTCTCAAGGTTGAAGAAGCAATACCGGGTATTTTCCATCCAACGGCTCAAACGAAATCAAATTGATCCAAATTCGTTTTTCAGGCAACTTGCATCTAGTCATTCCCTAACATTTTCGTTGTTCAAAATTGATACAGTCCTGATCACAACTCAAGCCAAACCAACACACAACTAGCTAATCACTGAAGCCAATCCCTCCAGTAGTCAAGGTTCCGCTCTCCTTTTTCTCCCGATTCATCAATCGTTTCTCAGCTTGTCTTCTCCTGCTCCCCGCGCAGAGTCATCGCGCCGCCGGCGAGACGACCCCCCGGACTTCTCCTCGTCGTCTCCCTTCCGCCCGTCCCCGGGCGCGAAAAGCGAGAGCAGCCTCGCCACGGCGCTCCGCACCGAATTCCCGCCGGCGCTTGGGTCATGGGCGCTCCCTTCCCTAACGCGCACGGACGCGACCGCGCTCGTCACGTGCCTCAGCCTGTGCGACATCAGGATCTCGAGCCGGACGTGCTCCGGCAGCCGCAGCGCGAAGTGCTCCGTCCCGCCGGCGCGCTCGTGCCCCGTCGAGTTCGACCGCGGCAGCGCCGGACGCCCGGCGGCCTCGCACCGCATCCTCCTCGCAAGGATCCTTGtcctctcatcctcctcctcgtcgcggccGGGGTCCTCGATTAGCACCACCACCGTATCGTGATCCGCGAGCCGGCGCGGCGAATCGTGCGGCACCGGCGTTTCCTCCTCTGGCGACGGAGGCTGCAGCAGCTCCTCGGGGTCAAGGACCGGCGGGTCGAGGACGCTGGCGCGGCAGAGCGGGCACGTGACGTGCTTCGCGAGCCAGAGGCCGATGCACTCCGGGTGGAACGCGTGCGGGCACGCCGGCAGGAGGCGGAGGCTGTCGTCGTCGCCGAACTCGAGGAGGCAGACCGCGCACTCCAGCGAGTCGATCCCGCTGGCGCCGATCCGGTGCTGCCTGACGTCGCGATACGACACCAGCGGCAGCGCCGCGATCTCCGCGGCGTTCAGGCCCTCCTTGTGGAGCGACCGGTCCGACGACGAGTCGTCGCCGGCCGGGGGCTCGTCCGGCGGACGGAACAGGCGGAGGCAGGCGAacgcgaggaggacgacgaagaCGGGGAAGAAGAAGGCCATGAAGAACAAGATGGCCATGACGTCGGAGAGGCTCATCGAGTTGTTGTGCGATCCCGGGCCTCCTGGCGTCTGCGCGGCCGCGCAGGAGGCGATCGCCGAGAGAACGACGGCGGCCAAGGAACGCTTGCCGGAGGCGGCCATTGCGCCGCGGCGGTTAGGGTTGGTTCCGGCGGAGGAGCTGGGCCTGGCCGTGTTGGGTGGGTCTGAGTCTCGGGGAGGAGTCAGTAAACGCCAGGCTTGAGGTATACTCCATACATATACTGTACCAGATTTTCATCAGTTAATAACACCTAATAACAATAAAAAAAGATTTTCCGTTAATTAAGATTCATGCACCTTGCAATTTCCACCGGCATGAAATTTCTATGCTGAATGCTAGTAGGAGCATCTCCAACGACTCCTTTCCCCGATTAGTAATCGAGAACGTCTAATTTGACATTAATATTATTTCCAAGATTGCTCATAATTAATGTTTGATTCCAAAATTCATTGTCTTTAATGAAATTAATGTCGCttccaaattatgatcaatgtacTTAATATTTTTCCAACTCATCCCAATTACTAGTATCTATGATGTGATTGGAGCAGCGTGAGACGTTGGACATACATAGTTGGATGACTCCAATTATTTGGATTCACCATACTCATACTTCTTCTCTACTATACcattccctctgttcctaaatataagaccttctaggcatttcaatatggactatatacgAAGTAAAAttaatgaatctacactctaaaatatgtctaaacGCATCCATATGTAAtctgtattgaaatctctaaaagggcttatattacTCTTTATATTACTctctccgttcggaaatacttgtcggagaaatagaTCATTTCTCTAACAAGGATTTCCAGACTGACGGAATATATAATATTTCTCACAAAAAAATATATTATATACCAATTGGTTCTGTCGCCTCCCCCTTGCTCAGGTTTCTTCCTCCTTCACGCACTCCCTTCCTCCTgagttttctctttctttttttgtaCTCTCAACCGATGTACACAATATAAAAACCAACATAAATAGAGTAACTTGGAATAATCTAAACCAAATCGATACTTTCCCAAAATCACACCTTGCATTAACTCAATAAAATCAAATCTAATATTCCCATAATCTCAACAAAATCAAAACGTTTTCTTTACTTCACCTACACATATCCAAATCAAATCAAAACTTACCAAAAACCTCAATTAATTAATAGTTTTTTCCTTGCATTCCCTTACCCATACTCAAAGCAAACTAAactttaattaaatccagaatatTGTGGATGTAAGGCATGTGTCAAATATAAGTAATGTTGAGCCACTAAAATATATATGcgcccattgcaacgcacgggtaaTTAACTAGTATAAGTAGTAGGGTCGTATATAATATTATTTCCAAGATTAACCATATGGAATGTTGATTGTTGAATGCAATTAATGTCATTTCTGCATTACAACTAATGCAATTAACATTTTCCCAAACTGTACATTATTATAGCAGCGTGAAATATTGGAGTGGCGGGCGAGGTACCAAATATGGTTGTTTGGGGGCCAAAAGCTAAAACAATCTAATCTAAACATCCCGCAATTTTTTTTTCAGGTTTTGTAGtcaggctggggggggggggggggggggggtgctggccCCAACTAAGCTCTGCCGTTGATGTTGGGTATAGGTGGTTGAATGAGACATATCATTAGGATTCATCAAACTTATGCTTTTATAAGTAGTAGTAGATAATTCTAATAAATATACTAAAACTGGCTAGGTTTGATTTACCCTGATTTTTTGACTTTTTCTTATCAGTCAAAATAGGGCCAATGGGTGGGTGGCACGTGCTTTACTGGGGATATAGCCGGGTGCACTTCTTAGTGGGTTCAGCAATTTGGTccttgattttctttttcttggtcaAACTGTTGTGTTGTGCGGCATGGGGTGGTGGTTTCCAATTTTGTCTCCGGCAAAGTGCATGCACTGGTTGGGCGTGGTTCCCGAGGATGAGTTGGTTGCGTGTGCATGCATGGAAGTAGGATGTGTAGGCCGTTAGCGGCTGATGCTTTGCATGCTTGTGTcgtgtttggtttttctttcttatAAGAGTCGCCGCCGCTTAGATCATACGAGTAGGTTCTAGTGGATgctgatatttcagttgtttgcgATTACGTAGACGGATCGATATTTTCTGACTAGGGCCTCGAAGCATCCAGTCGAATCCATACGGCTCCACCGCGCGCCGCTGTTGCGTATAAAAGGGGTGACTCGTGGCCCCGCTTCTTCCTCACCGCGGCACTGCCTATTCCTCCGCTACACCAGCACCTCTTACGTAACCGTCGCTGCATTCGTCTGCTATAATTCTGGCGACATACACAATCCACTTCGCCACCGGCCGTGCCTCGCGCATCGTAGGCCACCTCCAGGCCCGGGTCCGGCTGACCAGCCCCCCATCGTGGCCTTCTCCGATGCCGCCAAATGCCCCTGTGGCCCTGTGGTGGATGTCAATGCAGGGGCAGCGGTCGGCGTGGCAGATTGTGGACCGACTGGCGGTGTGCGTCGCCGCCCAGGGTAGGATAAGGCCAGAGCTGATGCAGGAGCAGCGGTCGGCGTGACACACTGGATCGACTGGCGGTGTGCGTCGCCGTGCAGGGGTAGGAGCAGGCCAGAGCTTCGCGCTGAGCAAGGCTACGAACATCTTGGAGGACCGCAGCGAACGCAATCCTGTCGCCACGTTCGTGCTATTTACGGAGTTTGGACTTTGGACACGCAGCGGCATCAACAGCAAGAATCGAGGAAGCATGGCGTTCACCGGTCCCAGCCAGCTCCGGAGGCACCACGCGCTTGGCGCAGACGAAGATTCCCATGGCTGGACCGGCCAACGATGCGTCGGTGCGGTCGCCGGTTGTGTCCAAGCAGGAGCACACACTCTGTCCAGTGCTCCCGCGGAGTACGCCTTCGCCAAATGCCTGGGCTCCTCTCGCTCCGCCTACAGGTGAACTAAACGGCGACTGTATCCTCCTCCTCTCTGCGTTGCCTTCGTGTGTGTGGCCTGCTGCATTACCGGTGCTGCTTCGTGATGCTGCTACTGCATGTGTGCTGTATAGGCTTGCTTGATGCGTGCGGGCAGAGCAGCTCGCCGGCGACGTGCTCTACTAGGGAGAAACCAGGTCGGCATGGCGCATCTGCAGAACCATTATTAGGACATAAAGGCGCTCATGTTCTGCTTGGCGGTGCTTGTCCATGCCTCCATGGCTCCATGCAAcaccccttccttctttctcccaaCGAGGATGGCAGTGCCGTGTTCATGCGGCCCGCGGCCTTCCACGGTGAGCAGCGCCGGTTGCCTTCGAGGCCGGTCTGCGATCTTGTGGCCGACAGCCGACTACGCCGAGGATCGCCGTGAGCTCTCCTGCCGAGAGGCACCCGGTGTACCCCTCCACCGTTTCACGGCGGCTGCAACAGCCTCCAATGCTGCTGCTCTTCGTAGTCGCAGTTCGACCAGAGACACCAAGCGGTGCCCCTCCGAAAGGAGGTCACGACGATGCGGTAGGCGACCCTGAGCGGGGACGCCGGGGTCCGGGGAGGCGTGGCTTCGGCAGCCGGAGACCATGTTTTCGCCATGGATGTGGCCGTCGCACGGCAGGCAGAGCCCCGCAGCATCTGCCCGGCAGTACaccacggccgccgcggaagtaATGCTCCGCTGTGGGCACCATGCATGTCGGCGGCAAGCTCTGGCACCCTGTACAATATGCATAGTTTTTTTTagtaaagagatgaagaatgaccaGTGCATGTGGTTCTGGGCTAGATGGCCTTGCATTATTTAGCGGGCTTGGGTTAACTGACCATTATACCTTTATATAATTATTATATTGTATCAATTGGTTACGATCAGTATGTTTCACAAGGTCCGGAAAAAAAAGAAGGTTTCGTGTGTTCCACAGTACATTGATATTGGTCTGCTCAATCTTGTGGGGCTATCTGAATGCAGAGACATAACTTGCTATTTGTGTGATCTTATTGTGAAAATATAACGTTACAATTAtatatagattatttttttgcatggtaatacgtgtctcattcatatcataaagaacaaagtacaagtcatgtaagaaccgacatgacaaaactgaaaagatagcagaacatctctgagcttgacactaaCGCCCATCACctgtctccggcaccaccacagcagcaaccgaagaaaagaatgacggatcacctcctcacccgagttcgacgcggctccatcgctgatatgcagctttgcggacctccaaggtggctcaccaaaagtgaagccattgTCGTTGAACAAATCAGACCGGAGCAACACCCCGAacacgccatcgaacttcagatctggtaccccaccacgactaagacgccgaaaCCATACCTGGCATCCACGAACCACGAATCCAGCAcacgttccgtcttccagatgtcgtcgatgcagaccacaatctgcatccactcctggactacctcccaagctccacgccgacgctggagcaaacgtcgtcgcaacggcggagcccgaggacacaggaccatcacgaggatgccgccgccgccacgccaaccttgcttgaacagactggtttccaaatccatctgCAACCACAGGACCGAAGGCCTTGTGAGGGAAAGATccaaagaatctttattcagcgccaTTATCGTTGCCGCCGAAGCGGAGACGATGAACagcctaaaaacctagactacacGGGAGTAAAAATGATCCAcgcgcgtggatccggcgacccccctcatcaccgacgaccgaggtcgccggcggaggggagccgccgaagGACGGCGATGAAAGATGCCCtttcctggcggcggctagggttccagccgccaaGGAGCAGGGACGAGAGAAAAACATCTAATTATATATTGAATTTACTTGGGCGAATCTACTAATACTGTACGTATTCCTCCTTTTTGCATAGATGATATCGGATAGAATGTTATGCGTCGACTGGCCTGCGGGCTGTCCTAATCCTTTCAGTGGTCAGGCTTCAGACTTGCATCAGTGGTTTATTTCCTTCTTTGAGTTGTTGATTCTCTCGGTTAAATTGTGCTTTTGTAACCTTAGTAGGAGTAAGCACTATGCATAATTGGCGGTGTTCATCGATGCTctcatctgtatgtagttcatattggaatttctaaaaagactgatatttaagaacggagggagtactttgcagATTGGAACTGGCCTGAATGCCACTTTTGAGTGACTTTCAAACATGATTTTCTTTGTTCCTTTTTATTAATACAAGAAACAAGAAATTGCTATAGTGTTGCACCACAAATTTGCAACAGTGACTCGattttttgtttgcttttggtgAAGTTCTTTCATTGTCATTCAATTTGAACGAGGCTTCAAAACACAAAGGTCAAGAGAAAGGGGAGATAGAAGTAGCAGGCTAGCATTCTCTTTCTTTCGATGCAACAATGATTTATAGATCTGGTCACGTGCCCATATACATTAGATTAGATCATGGGAATGGACCTTTTTGTTCCAGTTGGTAAAGTGTCCGTCAGAACATTTTTTGATGCTGGGTAACAATGGATCACATCATAGGGAAAACTGAAACGGCGCTCTTTAGCTTTGTATGTGTTATGCTCCCTTTTGAAAATCCTTTTAGAAAAGAAGCATATACCAATGAAAGGTACGTACTTGCATCATGAATATTCTGTTTGGAAGGATTTCAGAAAATTCAGCCAATAGTGCTTTTGCTGTACTTCAGATTGATCTAGCTACATGCACTCTCTGAAAAGTTGATAGTATGCTTATAAGTTGGTTTAAATTCTTAAGCTTATTAACTTTCCTAATTGTAGCTGTTTTCTTCTATGTTTTTTTAACATATAGTTCCTTCAAGATGTGTCTCATTAACTGAATTATTAGGTATAGACGATTAGTTAATGAGTTGGTACTATTGGGCTATTATTCAAACTATAGAAGTTCATGTAGGATCTGAAACCTTCAAGTCTTTTTAGCACCAAGCAACAAGATAATAAAACTGAAATTTATCGCATCTGTCAAAAGAAGATGCAATACCGTTGATGGGCAAGTATTATAATCCTAAAATTTCAAATGTTGTTGCAAATATAAGAGTTACCCAAATTATATATTAAAGATTGGTTCATAGTGTTGTCGTTTGTTTCAAATGCTCAAAATGTAAATGTATATCAGCAATAAAAGGGATACACTCCATGTTAAAATGTAAAGATAACTAATACTCACACATTCTTTACTTACACATCAGTATTAGGAAAGTGAATGTGTAGTGTAATAAAAGAGTAGCGAACTTATCACATTAGCATGACGAATGAGGAAAACTTGAAATACGACCATTTATATGTTCATCACGTGTGGGGTGGTAATGAGAGTCTACCATAGACAAATATATAAGCATTTCCTACTAAAACACTCAACAGAGAGGATTCTTTAAAGCCAGAGACATGAAATATTGATTTACGTTGCAATAGGATGGCGGGAATGGTTCATTGAAATATCAAACATGTTTGGCCAATTGTCCAAGAATATGAATATCAGGGGGCTCTTTACCATTTCATCACGGGCACCAATCCTGTAGGAGGTTCCACTAGAATGATGCAGGACAAAAATGAATGTACCACATTTTAGCTTATTAGAAATTTATCAATGTGTACTTCCTATCTTCTAAGATGCACTATAACTGGTGAAAGCAAAACGAGTTCACAAGACAAACAATGATTCTAGCAAAAATATGCAATAACTTTTTTGATATATTGCCACTTCGTATGTACCCTCAGTGCCCCCTATCGTGACGTACACAGGTGCACATCCTCCTATTGGACATGTGCAAGAATTTGCAAAAGCTATGTATCACTTTTATCACAGGCACCAATCCTGCAGGAGGATACACCAGGATGATCTAATCCATGAGAGACTTGCTTCTAGCTTATTTACACAGCATGTTTGTATTTCTATATACTTTTCGCTACATAGAGTGGACTTTATATAGTTTCAATAAATAGTTTGTCTTAGAAGTGTGCCACTTTTAATTTCTCTCTTTGTATCCACGCATTTGCAAGATTACAATAAATTCACATCTTCAGTGTCTTCAATGTCTCTATATACCGTTCTGACTTGCTTGAATTAGAAACAAATGAATAGGCACTGATCTATTCTTCAAACAATAGGCTACATAGATTCGAGTAATCACCGAGCGCGGCGTGTCGCCGCGTGGGTTATGCTAGTTTCCTCATACTGGGGAGTTGAGCCAAAAATATAACACCAATGGCTCCCATTTTCGCAATAAATTATTGATGATCACTAATAAAATAGGCCAACTTCTCCTGAATGGAGGGGGAGTTAACCCTCTCCGAATATGATCTCCAATAATTTCACACCAATGGTCCGCCATAAATGGCCAATGAACCACTACCGGAGCGCCGCCAAACCACCGTCGTCGTCATTAGATTGCCCCTGGACCACCGCCCCTACCGCACACGGATAGCCATCGCCGGAGTAGGATCTCCGCCGGACCACTACTGAAAGTCACCATCGCTGCCGGACCACTACTAGACAACCACTGCCTTCAGAGCATCGCCACGCAGTTGTCGTCACCGTCCGATTACTGCCATCAGTTAATCGAATCGTCGCTGCTGTCACCGCCGCCCATTGGACCGCCACCATAGCCACTAGAGCACTGCCACACCATCGCCAACTAAGTGACCAGTGCGCCCCATATGCTAGGTTGGTTATTGGGAAAGTTCTATTGCGGAATTGTTGGAGCGTTCATCCCTAATAACCAGAAAAGTGTTATTGGGAGAGATTCTTTTTGttagctgttggagatgctctaacactaGAAGCTGTATCGTGGTTCTTTATTCGTGGGTTATTTTTTTAGGTTGTATCATAATTTGCCTTCTTTAGTTATACTGGGCTTTGTTTATTTTCTTGTGGTGGTGCAACCAAACCTATACTTTCATATGAAACTGCAAATATACAAAAGATTCCCTCATAAATACAAAAGATTCCCTCATAAAtacaaaagatggtaatactctatgCAGGGATTTATATGCATGGTTGGCTGCAGGATAAATGACATATACCATTTTTCAATTTGATTTCTGTTGTAAGGATCTTATATGATACAAAGAGAAGCCAATTTTTTATAACACAGTATAGACGCAGACGCTCATACATATGCAAATACACTCAACCCTATTACTGCATGCATGCACACTCTACCCTTACGAAAACATCTCAGAGATTGAGCCGGCACATCATTTTGATTTTGACGAAGTTGTCATAGACACCTTCATAGTCGACTTGAACATCCTTCGATTGAACGCACATCGCCAGATGGCCTGAAATAAATTGAGGAAAATGCAAGCATCAATGCCAAGTCTAGAACTTCAACTCTatctcctaaccatccaac from Triticum aestivum cultivar Chinese Spring chromosome 3B, IWGSC CS RefSeq v2.1, whole genome shotgun sequence includes these protein-coding regions:
- the LOC123066386 gene encoding E3 ubiquitin-protein ligase ATL31; this encodes MAASGKRSLAAVVLSAIASCAAAQTPGGPGSHNNSMSLSDVMAILFFMAFFFPVFVVLLAFACLRLFRPPDEPPAGDDSSSDRSLHKEGLNAAEIAALPLVSYRDVRQHRIGASGIDSLECAVCLLEFGDDDSLRLLPACPHAFHPECIGLWLAKHVTCPLCRASVLDPPVLDPEELLQPPSPEEETPVPHDSPRRLADHDTVVVLIEDPGRDEEEDERTRILARRMRCEAAGRPALPRSNSTGHERAGGTEHFALRLPEHVRLEILMSHRLRHVTSAVASVRVREGSAHDPSAGGNSVRSAVARLLSLFAPGDGRKGDDEEKSGGSSRRRRDDSARGAGEDKLRND